A single region of the Drosophila takahashii strain IR98-3 E-12201 chromosome 2R, DtakHiC1v2, whole genome shotgun sequence genome encodes:
- the Spn42De gene encoding serine protease inhibitor 42Dd isoform X2 → MANTVNYSERAAGEAQFASRLYGQLAKSEPGRNIVLSPSSIRTGLALAYLGAEGSTADELKQGLGLEGADKSEVAQKFAQLLAKGQGDEDGPKLKYANRIYVAQRFQLAQAYQDLVSKNFAAAAENVDFAQSADTAKRINSWVEEQTHQQIKNLIGPDSLDEDTAAILVNSIYFKADWQSSFPDYATFGRDFVNHGGQKVSVDTMSQEDYFRFGELPQLKAKALELPYTGTDIVFLIILPQEEQGLAFVEEKLKGLDLNEISSQLSRQKVQVQLPKFKFEFDVPLQPALEELGIKKLFAPEANLSSLLQTSEPLRISEVKHKAIIEVNEKGTTASGTTFVKAQVESLLEGEQVFEFIADHPFFFAIKDAQSTYFLGHVSQL, encoded by the exons ATGGCCAACACTGTTAACTACTCCGAACGAGCTGCCGGGGAGGCCCAGTTTGCCTCGAGGCTTTATGGCCAGCTGGCCAAGTCCGAGCCAGGACGGAATATCGTCCTCTCACCCTCGTCCATTAGGACGGGCTTGGCTCTGGCCTACTTGGGCGCCGAGGGCAGCACCGCCGACGAGCTGAAGCAGGGATTGGGCCTGGAGGGGGCCGACAAATCGGAGGTAGCCCAGAAATTCGCCCAGCTGTTGGCGAAAGGACAGGGGGACGAGGATGGACCCAAATTGAAGTATGCCAATCGGATTTACGTGGCTCAGAGATTTCAGCTGGCCCAAGCCTATCAGGACTTGGTCAGCAAAAACTTTGCAGCAGCTGCCGAGAATGTGGACTTCGCCCAGAGTGCCGATACTGCCAAGCGCATTAACTCCTGGGTGGAGGAGCAGACCCATCAGCAAATCAAGAACCTCATCGGTCCGGACTCCCTCGACGAAGATACGGCTGCCATTCTGGTCAATTCCATCTACTTTAAGGCCGACTGGCAGAGCAGCTTCCCCGACTACGCCACCTTTGGCCGCGACTTTGTCAATCACGGAGGTCAGAAGGTCAGCGTGGACACCATGTCCCAAGAGGATTACTTCAGGTTCGGCGAGCTGCCGCAGTTAAAGGCTAAGGCCCTGGAATTGCCGTACACCGGGACAGATATAGTCTTCCTTATCATTCTGCCCCAGGAGGAGCAGGGATTGGCCTTCGTTGAGGAGAAGCTGAAGGGTCTGGACCTCAATGAAATAAGCTCCCAGTTGAGCAGGCAAAAAGTACAGGTGCAGCTGCCCAAGTTCAAATTCGAGTTCGATGTACCCCTGCAGCCGGCCCTCGAGGAG CTGGGAATAAAGAAACTATTTGCTCCCGAGGCGAACCTCAGCAGTCTACTTCAGACATCGGAACCACTTCGGATCTCGGAGGTGAAGCACAAGGCCATCATCGAGGTGAACGAGAAGGGAACTACTGCTAGTGGAACTACCT TTGTCAAGGCCCAGGTGGAATCTCTCTTGGAAGGAGAGCAAGTATTCGAGTTTATTGCGGATCATCCCTTTTTCTTCGCCATCAAGGACGCACAGAGCACCTACTTCCTGGGCCATGTCAGCCAACTTTGA
- the Spn42De gene encoding serine protease inhibitor 42Dd isoform X1, with protein MSVKATCSLLLLQGLILAMANTVNYSERAAGEAQFASRLYGQLAKSEPGRNIVLSPSSIRTGLALAYLGAEGSTADELKQGLGLEGADKSEVAQKFAQLLAKGQGDEDGPKLKYANRIYVAQRFQLAQAYQDLVSKNFAAAAENVDFAQSADTAKRINSWVEEQTHQQIKNLIGPDSLDEDTAAILVNSIYFKADWQSSFPDYATFGRDFVNHGGQKVSVDTMSQEDYFRFGELPQLKAKALELPYTGTDIVFLIILPQEEQGLAFVEEKLKGLDLNEISSQLSRQKVQVQLPKFKFEFDVPLQPALEELGIKKLFAPEANLSSLLQTSEPLRISEVKHKAIIEVNEKGTTASGTTFVKAQVESLLEGEQVFEFIADHPFFFAIKDAQSTYFLGHVSQL; from the exons ATGTCAG TCAAGGCCACGTGTTCACTTTTGCTGCTCCAGGGCTTGATTCTGGCCATGGCCAACACTGTTAACTACTCCGAACGAGCTGCCGGGGAGGCCCAGTTTGCCTCGAGGCTTTATGGCCAGCTGGCCAAGTCCGAGCCAGGACGGAATATCGTCCTCTCACCCTCGTCCATTAGGACGGGCTTGGCTCTGGCCTACTTGGGCGCCGAGGGCAGCACCGCCGACGAGCTGAAGCAGGGATTGGGCCTGGAGGGGGCCGACAAATCGGAGGTAGCCCAGAAATTCGCCCAGCTGTTGGCGAAAGGACAGGGGGACGAGGATGGACCCAAATTGAAGTATGCCAATCGGATTTACGTGGCTCAGAGATTTCAGCTGGCCCAAGCCTATCAGGACTTGGTCAGCAAAAACTTTGCAGCAGCTGCCGAGAATGTGGACTTCGCCCAGAGTGCCGATACTGCCAAGCGCATTAACTCCTGGGTGGAGGAGCAGACCCATCAGCAAATCAAGAACCTCATCGGTCCGGACTCCCTCGACGAAGATACGGCTGCCATTCTGGTCAATTCCATCTACTTTAAGGCCGACTGGCAGAGCAGCTTCCCCGACTACGCCACCTTTGGCCGCGACTTTGTCAATCACGGAGGTCAGAAGGTCAGCGTGGACACCATGTCCCAAGAGGATTACTTCAGGTTCGGCGAGCTGCCGCAGTTAAAGGCTAAGGCCCTGGAATTGCCGTACACCGGGACAGATATAGTCTTCCTTATCATTCTGCCCCAGGAGGAGCAGGGATTGGCCTTCGTTGAGGAGAAGCTGAAGGGTCTGGACCTCAATGAAATAAGCTCCCAGTTGAGCAGGCAAAAAGTACAGGTGCAGCTGCCCAAGTTCAAATTCGAGTTCGATGTACCCCTGCAGCCGGCCCTCGAGGAG CTGGGAATAAAGAAACTATTTGCTCCCGAGGCGAACCTCAGCAGTCTACTTCAGACATCGGAACCACTTCGGATCTCGGAGGTGAAGCACAAGGCCATCATCGAGGTGAACGAGAAGGGAACTACTGCTAGTGGAACTACCT TTGTCAAGGCCCAGGTGGAATCTCTCTTGGAAGGAGAGCAAGTATTCGAGTTTATTGCGGATCATCCCTTTTTCTTCGCCATCAAGGACGCACAGAGCACCTACTTCCTGGGCCATGTCAGCCAACTTTGA